Proteins from one Plodia interpunctella isolate USDA-ARS_2022_Savannah chromosome 7, ilPloInte3.2, whole genome shotgun sequence genomic window:
- the LOC128671606 gene encoding thiamin pyrophosphokinase 1 isoform X3, which produces MLICYFIKYKMSMNGLNVIKKLNSILYMQQRFCQGPCACIVKCYKWDISEFIMGPSSRYAVLILNRPVQQSMEFMSKFWNNASVRVTVDGGTTQWKKFLNNMPEERQLSMKNPDLVTGDFDSILPEVKEHFTKKVHTPDQNHTDFTKAIMELNKHIKQEKIQISHVIAVAQNSGRLDHTLGNIQTLFLVKEKNILCPEANVYIMSDDSISWLLYPGDHIISIPEVVRQHKRAWCSLVPVGEACLSVTSSGLKWNLVNQSLKFGDIVSTSNTFDGSEVVKIKCSHPILWSMRIPMVK; this is translated from the exons atgttaatttgttatttcatcAAGTATAAAATGTCTATGAATGGATTAAATGTT ataaaaaaactaaattctaTTTTGTATATGCAGCAACGGTTCTGCCAGGGACCATGTGCATGTATAGTAAAGTGCTATAAATGGGATATCTCTGAATTTATTATGGGTCCATCAAGTCGTTATGCTGTCCTTATTCTAAACAGGCCAGTACAACAAAGTATGGAATTTATGAGCAAATTTTGGAACAATG CATCAGTAAGAGTAACAGTTGATGGTGGCACAACTCAGTGGAAAAAGTTTCTAAATAACATGCCAGAAGAGAGGCAATTATCCATGAAGAATCCAGACCTAGTAACAGGAGACTTTGACTCAATTCTGCCAGAAGTGAAGGAGCATTTCACAAAGAAAG TGCACACTCCAGATCAAAACCACACAGATTTTACAAAAGCCATTatggaattaaataaacacatcaaacaagaaaaaatacag aTAAGCCATGTGATTGCAGTCGCTCAAAACTCGGGAAGATTAGATCATACACTAGGAAACATCCAAACTTTATTTCTAGTCAAAGAGAAGAATATTCTTTGTCCTGAAGCGAATGTGTACATAATGTCAGATGACTCCATATCATGGCTGCTGTATCCCGGAGACCACATCATCAGCATACCTGAAGTTGTCAGACAGCATAAAAGAGCATGGTGCTCTTTGGTGCCTGTCGGCGAAGCATGTCTGAGTGTTACTTCCAGTGGGCTCAAATGGaatttag TTAATCAGTCTTTGAAGTTTGGAGATATAGTTAGCACATCCAATACATTTGATGGATCTGAagtggtaaaaataaaatgttcccATCCAATTTTATGGTCTATGAGGATTCCTATggtaaaataa
- the LOC128671606 gene encoding thiamin pyrophosphokinase 1 isoform X4, whose product MLICYFIKYKMSMNGLNVQRFCQGPCACIVKCYKWDISEFIMGPSSRYAVLILNRPVQQSMEFMSKFWNNASVRVTVDGGTTQWKKFLNNMPEERQLSMKNPDLVTGDFDSILPEVKEHFTKKGCKIVHTPDQNHTDFTKAIMELNKHIKQEKIQISHVIAVAQNSGRLDHTLGNIQTLFLVKEKNILCPEANVYIMSDDSISWLLYPGDHIISIPEVVRQHKRAWCSLVPVGEACLSVTSSGLKWNLVNQSLKFGDIVSTSNTFDGSEVVKIKCSHPILWSMRIPMVK is encoded by the exons atgttaatttgttatttcatcAAGTATAAAATGTCTATGAATGGATTAAATGTT CAACGGTTCTGCCAGGGACCATGTGCATGTATAGTAAAGTGCTATAAATGGGATATCTCTGAATTTATTATGGGTCCATCAAGTCGTTATGCTGTCCTTATTCTAAACAGGCCAGTACAACAAAGTATGGAATTTATGAGCAAATTTTGGAACAATG CATCAGTAAGAGTAACAGTTGATGGTGGCACAACTCAGTGGAAAAAGTTTCTAAATAACATGCCAGAAGAGAGGCAATTATCCATGAAGAATCCAGACCTAGTAACAGGAGACTTTGACTCAATTCTGCCAGAAGTGAAGGAGCATTTCACAAAGAAAGGTTGTAAg ATAGTGCACACTCCAGATCAAAACCACACAGATTTTACAAAAGCCATTatggaattaaataaacacatcaaacaagaaaaaatacag aTAAGCCATGTGATTGCAGTCGCTCAAAACTCGGGAAGATTAGATCATACACTAGGAAACATCCAAACTTTATTTCTAGTCAAAGAGAAGAATATTCTTTGTCCTGAAGCGAATGTGTACATAATGTCAGATGACTCCATATCATGGCTGCTGTATCCCGGAGACCACATCATCAGCATACCTGAAGTTGTCAGACAGCATAAAAGAGCATGGTGCTCTTTGGTGCCTGTCGGCGAAGCATGTCTGAGTGTTACTTCCAGTGGGCTCAAATGGaatttag TTAATCAGTCTTTGAAGTTTGGAGATATAGTTAGCACATCCAATACATTTGATGGATCTGAagtggtaaaaataaaatgttcccATCCAATTTTATGGTCTATGAGGATTCCTATggtaaaataa
- the LOC128671606 gene encoding thiamin pyrophosphokinase 1 isoform X5, translating into MQQRFCQGPCACIVKCYKWDISEFIMGPSSRYAVLILNRPVQQSMEFMSKFWNNASVRVTVDGGTTQWKKFLNNMPEERQLSMKNPDLVTGDFDSILPEVKEHFTKKGCKIVHTPDQNHTDFTKAIMELNKHIKQEKIQISHVIAVAQNSGRLDHTLGNIQTLFLVKEKNILCPEANVYIMSDDSISWLLYPGDHIISIPEVVRQHKRAWCSLVPVGEACLSVTSSGLKWNLVNQSLKFGDIVSTSNTFDGSEVVKIKCSHPILWSMRIPMVK; encoded by the exons ATGCAGCAACGGTTCTGCCAGGGACCATGTGCATGTATAGTAAAGTGCTATAAATGGGATATCTCTGAATTTATTATGGGTCCATCAAGTCGTTATGCTGTCCTTATTCTAAACAGGCCAGTACAACAAAGTATGGAATTTATGAGCAAATTTTGGAACAATG CATCAGTAAGAGTAACAGTTGATGGTGGCACAACTCAGTGGAAAAAGTTTCTAAATAACATGCCAGAAGAGAGGCAATTATCCATGAAGAATCCAGACCTAGTAACAGGAGACTTTGACTCAATTCTGCCAGAAGTGAAGGAGCATTTCACAAAGAAAGGTTGTAAg ATAGTGCACACTCCAGATCAAAACCACACAGATTTTACAAAAGCCATTatggaattaaataaacacatcaaacaagaaaaaatacag aTAAGCCATGTGATTGCAGTCGCTCAAAACTCGGGAAGATTAGATCATACACTAGGAAACATCCAAACTTTATTTCTAGTCAAAGAGAAGAATATTCTTTGTCCTGAAGCGAATGTGTACATAATGTCAGATGACTCCATATCATGGCTGCTGTATCCCGGAGACCACATCATCAGCATACCTGAAGTTGTCAGACAGCATAAAAGAGCATGGTGCTCTTTGGTGCCTGTCGGCGAAGCATGTCTGAGTGTTACTTCCAGTGGGCTCAAATGGaatttag TTAATCAGTCTTTGAAGTTTGGAGATATAGTTAGCACATCCAATACATTTGATGGATCTGAagtggtaaaaataaaatgttcccATCCAATTTTATGGTCTATGAGGATTCCTATggtaaaataa
- the LOC128671606 gene encoding thiamin pyrophosphokinase 1 isoform X2: protein MLICYFIKYKMSMNGLNVIKKLNSILYMQQRFCQGPCACIVKCYKWDISEFIMGPSSRYAVLILNRPVQQSMEFMSKFWNNASVRVTVDGGTTQWKKFLNNMPEERQLSMKNPDLVTGDFDSILPEVKEHFTKKIVHTPDQNHTDFTKAIMELNKHIKQEKIQISHVIAVAQNSGRLDHTLGNIQTLFLVKEKNILCPEANVYIMSDDSISWLLYPGDHIISIPEVVRQHKRAWCSLVPVGEACLSVTSSGLKWNLVNQSLKFGDIVSTSNTFDGSEVVKIKCSHPILWSMRIPMVK from the exons atgttaatttgttatttcatcAAGTATAAAATGTCTATGAATGGATTAAATGTT ataaaaaaactaaattctaTTTTGTATATGCAGCAACGGTTCTGCCAGGGACCATGTGCATGTATAGTAAAGTGCTATAAATGGGATATCTCTGAATTTATTATGGGTCCATCAAGTCGTTATGCTGTCCTTATTCTAAACAGGCCAGTACAACAAAGTATGGAATTTATGAGCAAATTTTGGAACAATG CATCAGTAAGAGTAACAGTTGATGGTGGCACAACTCAGTGGAAAAAGTTTCTAAATAACATGCCAGAAGAGAGGCAATTATCCATGAAGAATCCAGACCTAGTAACAGGAGACTTTGACTCAATTCTGCCAGAAGTGAAGGAGCATTTCACAAAGAAA ATAGTGCACACTCCAGATCAAAACCACACAGATTTTACAAAAGCCATTatggaattaaataaacacatcaaacaagaaaaaatacag aTAAGCCATGTGATTGCAGTCGCTCAAAACTCGGGAAGATTAGATCATACACTAGGAAACATCCAAACTTTATTTCTAGTCAAAGAGAAGAATATTCTTTGTCCTGAAGCGAATGTGTACATAATGTCAGATGACTCCATATCATGGCTGCTGTATCCCGGAGACCACATCATCAGCATACCTGAAGTTGTCAGACAGCATAAAAGAGCATGGTGCTCTTTGGTGCCTGTCGGCGAAGCATGTCTGAGTGTTACTTCCAGTGGGCTCAAATGGaatttag TTAATCAGTCTTTGAAGTTTGGAGATATAGTTAGCACATCCAATACATTTGATGGATCTGAagtggtaaaaataaaatgttcccATCCAATTTTATGGTCTATGAGGATTCCTATggtaaaataa
- the LOC128671606 gene encoding thiamin pyrophosphokinase 1 isoform X1 yields the protein MLICYFIKYKMSMNGLNVIKKLNSILYMQQRFCQGPCACIVKCYKWDISEFIMGPSSRYAVLILNRPVQQSMEFMSKFWNNASVRVTVDGGTTQWKKFLNNMPEERQLSMKNPDLVTGDFDSILPEVKEHFTKKGCKIVHTPDQNHTDFTKAIMELNKHIKQEKIQISHVIAVAQNSGRLDHTLGNIQTLFLVKEKNILCPEANVYIMSDDSISWLLYPGDHIISIPEVVRQHKRAWCSLVPVGEACLSVTSSGLKWNLVNQSLKFGDIVSTSNTFDGSEVVKIKCSHPILWSMRIPMVK from the exons atgttaatttgttatttcatcAAGTATAAAATGTCTATGAATGGATTAAATGTT ataaaaaaactaaattctaTTTTGTATATGCAGCAACGGTTCTGCCAGGGACCATGTGCATGTATAGTAAAGTGCTATAAATGGGATATCTCTGAATTTATTATGGGTCCATCAAGTCGTTATGCTGTCCTTATTCTAAACAGGCCAGTACAACAAAGTATGGAATTTATGAGCAAATTTTGGAACAATG CATCAGTAAGAGTAACAGTTGATGGTGGCACAACTCAGTGGAAAAAGTTTCTAAATAACATGCCAGAAGAGAGGCAATTATCCATGAAGAATCCAGACCTAGTAACAGGAGACTTTGACTCAATTCTGCCAGAAGTGAAGGAGCATTTCACAAAGAAAGGTTGTAAg ATAGTGCACACTCCAGATCAAAACCACACAGATTTTACAAAAGCCATTatggaattaaataaacacatcaaacaagaaaaaatacag aTAAGCCATGTGATTGCAGTCGCTCAAAACTCGGGAAGATTAGATCATACACTAGGAAACATCCAAACTTTATTTCTAGTCAAAGAGAAGAATATTCTTTGTCCTGAAGCGAATGTGTACATAATGTCAGATGACTCCATATCATGGCTGCTGTATCCCGGAGACCACATCATCAGCATACCTGAAGTTGTCAGACAGCATAAAAGAGCATGGTGCTCTTTGGTGCCTGTCGGCGAAGCATGTCTGAGTGTTACTTCCAGTGGGCTCAAATGGaatttag TTAATCAGTCTTTGAAGTTTGGAGATATAGTTAGCACATCCAATACATTTGATGGATCTGAagtggtaaaaataaaatgttcccATCCAATTTTATGGTCTATGAGGATTCCTATggtaaaataa